The DNA region CATGCCCCTGGAGGATTGGCCCGACCCTGTCAACCGGGCGTTCGCGCACATCAACCCCAAGATATACGTGCCTATGCAGGGCCCGAGCGAGCTGGGGGCTAGCGGCAAGCTCGAGAGGTGGGACCGCACGGCGGATCTGGGGAGGATAGAGGTGCCCACGCTCGTCATAGGCGCCGAGCACGACACGATGGATCCCAAGCACATGAGGTGGATGGCCGACCAAATCCCCCGCGCACGGTACCTGCACTGCCCTAACGGCAGCCACATGGCGATGTACGACGATCAGGAGACCTACTGCTACGGGCTGATAGCGTTCATCCTGGACGTCGATGCCGGCAGGATATAGCGCATAGGTGCAGCGGCTACGGGGGACAAGCTAGGACACACCCAGCAAGTGGGTGGCCAGCCCCACCAAGCCACCACCCAACACCAGCCACGCGGAGTTCACCCGCCAGCGGATCAGCAGCAGCGCGGCCACCAGCGCCAGCAAGGCAGTCAAGGGGTCGATCACGGCGGACCTCCCAAGCTCCCAGGCAACGGCCGCCATCAAGCCCACGGCAGCTACGTTCACCCCATCGAGCAGCCCCTGCATCCAAGGAGAGCTGCGCAGCTTGGGAATGACCGGGTTGGTCAGGGCCACGAACACGAACCCCGGTAGGAATATGCCCACGGTGGCCAACAACGCCCCAGGCACTCCTCCCAGCACGTAGCCGATGAAGGTGGCGGTGGTGAACACCGGGCCTGGAGTTACCTGTCCCACGGCCACGGCATCCAGCAGCTGAGCGTTGGTGAGCCAACCCAGGCGCTCCACGAAGTCGTTACGCAGGAAAGCCAGCAGCACGTAGCCGCTGCCGTAGAGCACAGCACCTATCTTGAGGAAGGTGAGGAACAATCCCGCCAAGCTGAAGGCCGTTGCCTGGGAGGCAACCGTTGGCAGCCAGACGAGAGGTATCACCCCGAGCGTCGCCCCGCGCATGCTCCACAGCCGCCGGGAGTTCTCGATCACCATCACGAGCAAGCCCGCGCCAAACATGAGGGCTATCTCGTTGCCCCCCAGCATGTACAGCGCTACCACCGCGGCGCCCAACACTGCCAGCAGAGGGCTCCTGATTGCTGTACGTGCGAGCCCCCACAGCGCCTGCAGCACCACAGCGATGATCACCGGCTTGATGCCGTACAGCAACCATGTTGCTTGCGGGGTGCTGCCCCAGCGCACGTAGGCCCAGGCTATCGCCAGCACCATCAGCATCGCCGGGAGTATGAAGGCCGCTCCCCCTACTATCAGCCCCGGCCAGCCGGCTCGCCTGTACCCCAGGTGGATCGCCATCTCCGTGGAGTTGGGGCCAGGTATGAGGTTGGTGGCCCCCAGCAGGTCCAAGAACTCTTGATCGGTCAGCCACCTTCGCCGCACCACCACCTCGTCCCGCATCATCGCTATGTGGGCCGCAGGCCCCCCGAACGCGATGCACCCCAGCTTGAAGAACAGGCGGGCGACCTCCCGCAGGTGCCCCCGCCGGCCGCTCATCACCTCGGTCATACCCACCGCACGCCTCCAAACATCTCAACAAGAGGATTACATTGATTATCCCATAAGGAGTACTCAATCCACAAATCTCAGTGTCTTTGCAGGGCCATGGCAACCCGTAAATTACATCCCGTGAACTTCACTCTTGAGCACAATGCTATGTCATGCTGTGCATACTAAACCCTAATAAGGTACATGCTGATGGTGGGAATCAAGTCTCTGTCTATTTAGCCCGAAAACCATCGCAACAGCTTGACATCTTGGACGCTACTGTAGATAATAGTATCGTCTATGCCAATAGACAGACATTTATTATTGCCCTGATAGGAGAACAGATACTCTTGTACCGCTATTGTCATGGTCGTTTGCCCTATGTGTTAGCTGGGGGATTACTTTTAGCTGCGATCGTGCTCTTAGCGCTCCTCAGCAACCACCAGGTAACGCATGCTGCGGACTGCAGCCAGCCCCTACAAGAGCTGATAGATCGTGCCGCGCCAGGAGCTGTAGTACACGTACCCCCGTGCATCTACCGGGAGACTGTGGTGATCGATAAACCTTTAACTCTAGAGGCAGAGCCTGGGGCCGAGATCAGGGGTAGCGATGTCTGGACTGGATGGCAGAGGGTAGGCTCACTATGGGTACACGGTGGGGCCCCAGATTTTCCACAGGAAGGCTGGTGCAGTCCCGGCTACCAAAGATGCGCCTGGCCACACCAGGTATTCTATGACGGCAAGCCTCTCCTTCAAGTAGCACCAACGCAGACTCCTCAGAAGGGGCAGTTCAAGGTCAGCGGTGGCAAGATATTCATAGCGGATGATCCAGTAGGACACACGATAGAGGTAACCACACGCACACAGTGGGTCGTGGGTAAGGCCGATCATGTCACCATCCGTGGGTTCGTAATGCGCCACTCTGCCTCAAACGATGGTCTGGGGGCAATAGCCAACAACTCACACTCTTGGTGGACCCTAGAGAACAATAAGCTGCTGTATGCCCACAATGCAGCCGTCATGCTATATAGGGGCTCGGGCCACAGGGTGGTGAACAACGAGATCGCCTTCTGTGGCAAGATGGGACTGGGAGCCAGACAGATCTCTAACTCGACAATAGAGGGTAACCGCATCCACGACAATAACACCGAGATGTTCCATCCTCAACAGGTCGCTGCTGGGATGAAGACGGTGATCCTGTTGAACTCAGTCATCCGTAACAACAACGTGTACTCCAACAACTCCCCTGGTATATGGTGTGATCTGGACTGCCAGAACGTGACTATAGTCGGCAATCGCGTGCACGATAATAAGTGGCAAGGTATATGGTATGAGCTGAGTTCCTCGGCCAAGATCTACGACAACGTGGTGTGGAGCAATGGCTGGAGCCACATAGGGTGGGGATGGGGAGCAGGCATATTGGTACATAACAGCAAGCGGGTGGAGGTATACCACAATACCGTGGCGTGGAACAGGGCTGGTATATGGGTAAAGCGGCAGGATCGTCGAGGCTCCGCATGGCACGATCCCAACTGGAACCATATGTTCGACATATACATCCACGACAACTGGATCATATCAGACTCCAACAAGAACAATCCCACAGCCTCGGGATGGAGCGATTCCTTCGATGGCGACCTATTCAACCCAGCCAACAACAACCGTGGCTACCACAACCTCTACTGGTACCCCACCCGGGAAGGTCTAGGACCCAGGTTCGCATGGAAGGCACCTCTGGCCACGCTGGCAAGCTACAATCGTACCCCCGGCGAGGAAAGTGCCAGATACATGTCCGATAGCGAGAAAGCACAAGTGCTCGACAGCGCTCACATTCCTGCCCCTCCAGACAGAACTGCTCCCATAGGGCGAGTAGTTATAGCCGACGGACGAGGTTACACCAAATTTACAACCGTATCCATCGCCCTGGCCGCCACTGACCCAGCAGGAGTGGCGCTTGTCAGGGTCTCTAATATCCCAGACTCCAAGAACGGCTTGCTTGCCTATGCCAAAACCTCTGGGTACTCTCCCAACATGCAATGGTCATTGACCAATACAGCTTATGGAGGGTCCAATATCAATGGTAAGCGTACAGTGTACGTGCAATGGATGGACAAACTAGGCAATTGGTCCAACATTTACAGTGATCAGATATTCCTGGACACAAAGGCGCCCATCGGCGCTATCCATATCAACTCGGGAGATAAGTACACCAAGAGCAGGTATGTCCTCTTATCAGCTACTGCCCGAGATCCCTCCCCAGGATCTGGAGCATACAGAGTACGCTTCTCCAACAACGCACGCACATGGTCCAAGTGGAGGCAGTTCTCAGGATCAATGAGCATTAAGTGGACACTTATCAAGGGGCAGGGGACTAGGACTGTCTACGTCCAGTATCGGGATCGTGCGGGTAATGTCCTTACAACCAAGGACAGTATACTCCTAGACAGCATGCCTCCCTATACCTATCGTCCGTGGGTGGGATTTGTGCGCAACACGCCAGCTGCCAGTGGCGTGCCGTTCAAGGTTGGATGGAGAGAGGCTACCGACCCTGCACCCGCAAGCGGGGTCGATAGATACATCGTGCAGGTGAGCGTCAACGACGGTAAGTGGCAGAGCGTGGACACAACCAGTGGCCGGAGCCTACCATTTACCGGGTCCAGCGGAAAGCACTACAGGTTTAGAGTACGGGCTATAGATCACGCAGGCAACGCAGGAGCTTATGCCTACGGCACTACGTTTATGGCACGAAGGATAGAGGATGGCAGTGCCAACATCAGATATATCCGAACCTGGAGCAAGGGCAGCACCTCGAGATATGCGAGCACTAGAGGTGCTGCTATGGTGATGCGCTTTTGGGGTACGGATGTTGCCTGGATAGCAACTAAGGGGCCAAACAGGGGGAAGGCGGCTGTGTACCTGGACGGAGTAAGAGTAGCAGTTGTGAACCTCTACTCAAGCCAGCTGCGTGGCCCTTCTATAGTCTACGCATGGAGCTGGGACGAACTAGGCAGCCATTCGATCGAGATCAGGGTACTTGGAACACATGATATACGCTCTAAGGGGAACAGGGTGGATATCGATGCCCTGCTGACATTGAAGTAGTTCCTTCCCCAACGTACTTCTTTGATCCCAATAGAGGTCTTATAATGAGTAATCATCTGCTCTAAGCTTGGGGGAAGGTGCATGGACATCTTTGCGCTAAGGGACCAGATAGTCGATGACTACCAGCGCTACTACAGAAGCCTGATCAAGATCCACGACGCGGGGATCGAGCAGTTCGTCCAGCAGGAGCTCGACAAGGGACTGGTGTGGCCCGATGCGGTCCTGCAGCTCAATCCCTCGTACGAGCCTGCCCACACCCTGGAGGAGCTGGCCCAGCAGGGGGTCATCACCTGGGAGACGGCACGATTCTTTGGTCCCCAACTCAGGCTGTATCACCATCAGGAGGCAGCGGTCCACAAAGCAGCCAGGGGGGAGTCCTACGTGGTGAGCACCGGCACGGGCTCCGGGAAGTCCATGACCTACCTCGTGCCCATAGTGGACCACATCTTCAGGCACGATCCCCAGGAGCGCTCGGTGAGAGCCGTGATCGTCTATCCCATAAACGCCCTGGTGAACAGCCAGCTGGAGGCTCTCAGGCGCTTCCAGGAGCGTTGGCAAGGATGCCCCGTGACCTTCGCCAGGTATACGGGGCAGGAGAGCGATGAGGACCGCAACAACATCATCAACGACCCGCCCCACATCCTGCTGACCAACTACGTGATGCTGGAGTACATGCTGCTGCGGCCGCAGGAGAGGCCCATGCTCAAGCAAGCCACATCTCGATTGCGGTTTATAGTGGTGGATGAGCTCCACTACTACCGCGGTAGACAGGGGGCGGACGTGGCTATGCTGCTGCGACGGCTGAGGTCCAAGAGCGCGAGGGACATCACGTTCATAGGCACCTCCGCCACGCTGACCACCAGCGGCAGCCGCGCCGAGCGCAGGGAACAGATAGCCAGGACAGGGGCCCGCATCTTCGGCGTCGAACTAGGGCAGGACGCGGTGATAGAAGAGAGGCTGCAGCGCATAGCCCTCTCTTCGGTACCTCGCACCCAGCAGGAGCTGGCAGATGCGGTGCTGTCCCCCACCCCCTCGGCGGAAGAGAGCGCCGTGCGCGCCCATCCCCTCACCGCCTGGGTGGAGCACGCCTTCGGCATCAGGGAGGAAGAGGACGGCTGGCTCGTACGGCGCGAGCCCAGGAGCTATCAGGATGGCCTACAGGAGCTGAGCAGGAGCTCGGGGCTGCCCGAAGATCAGTGCAACAGGCAGCTCAAGGCGCTGCTGGACGCCGGCAGCAGCGCGCAGACCCCGTCGGGCGACCCCGTGCTCGCGTTTCGCCTACACCAGTTCATATCATCCGGCAAGACGCTCTACGGCCCTATAATGCCTCCCAGCACCAGGCTGCAGCACCTCACTTTCGATGGCCAGCAAAGATCCCCGAGGGACCCGCAGGTGGCCCTGTTCCCCATGGTCTTCTGCCGGGAGTGCGGCCAGGAGTACTACATGGTCACCAAGCTGTCCTCGAGCGCCGATGGTGAGCTCGAGCTCAGGCAGCGCTCGCCGAGGCTGCTGCCGATCACCAGCGAGGAGGAAGAGGACAGCGAGGAAGGTTATGTCGCCATAGCGGATGCAGAGCTGTGGAACGGGCGTGAGGAGGATCTGCCCGATGAGTGGCTCGAGGAAGAGACCCGCGGGGTACGGCTCAAACCCAGCTACAAAAAATACCGGCCTCGGGAGATATGGGTGCACCCCAGCGGCATGGCCCACGAGTGGGAAAGGATCGATGATGCTATAGCCTGCTGGTACGTGCCCAGACCATTCGTCCTGTGCCTGCGCTGCATGACCACGTTCGACCCCAGGGAGGGCGACTTCGCGAAGCTGTCCACCCTGAGCCAGGTGGGGAGGTCCACAGCCACCACCATCCTCACGAGCGACGCCGTGCTCGACATGGCCGACCTGGGAGAGGCTCCAGAGGCTCGCAAGATCCTCAGCTTCACAGACGTCCGTCAGGATGCTTCGCTGCAGGCAGGTCACCTCAACGACTTCGCCCAGCTGGTCACAGTGCGCGGGGCCTTGCTGAGGGCGCTGGAGCAGCATGGGCGTCTGGAGGCTTGGGAGCTTGGTAAGCAGATCTTCGAGGCCCTGGACCTCCAGCCGGAGGAGTTCATGAGGAGCGAGACCCAAACGACGGTTCCCTACTACAGGGCTCGCGAGGCGATGACCGACCTGCTGCAGTACCTGGCGCTCACCGACCTGCGATCAGGTTGGCGCTTGTCCCTGCCCAACCTGGAGCAGTGCGGGCTAGCTAAGGTCACCTACAGAGACCTCGAGGCCCTCAGCTTGGATGAACCAACTTGGAAGGGTCTACCCTTCTTCGAGGAAGCGACACCCGAGCGCCGGCAGGAGGTGCTGCGCCACGTCCTGGATTACCTGCGCCAGAGGTTGGTCATCCGCTCCGAACACCTCCAACGTGAATGGCTGCGCAGCAATCTCTGCCGCCGCACCGCGGAGTACCTCAAGGACAACTGGGCGCTGACCCCCGAGGATATTTACCTTACATCCAGGACTGCCCTGCTGCCAGGGGCCCAGGTACCCAGGTTCGAGGAAGACGGCAGGACAACCATAGGCCTGGGCGCGCGCTCTAAGGTGGGCAGGTACCTCCGCAGCACGCTGGGCAATCACCTGGGGATCGGGGAGCTCGATGAGATAATCAAACAGCTGTGCCTCCGGCTGGACGGCAGCCTGTTTTACGTCCTCAAGTCAGGGGGTGAGCCCTGGGGCATCATGCTCAACCTAGACCAGCTCGTGTGGGAGCCCGGCGATGGCACCCCACCGGCACCCAATCCCATCAACCAGAAATCCGTGCACAAGGTGCGCACGGAGCACCTCAAGGAGCGCTCCTCCGACTACTTCACCTACATGTACAGGCAGCGCGCCAGGCACATGAAGAACATCCGTGCCGGCGAACATACCGGCCAGGTGGATCTGGAGCGGAGGCGCCAGAGGGAGGACCAGTTCCGGAAGGGAGAGCTGCCCATCCTGTACTGCTCGCCCACCATGGAGCTGGGTATAGATATAGCGGACCTGTCGGCGGTGCACATGCGCAACGTGCCCCCCACCCCCGCCAACTACGCCCAGCGCAGCGGACGCGCCGGTCGGGGCGGCAAGCCAGCCCTCATCCTCACGTTCAGCAGCGAGGGCAATCCGCACGATGCCTTCTTCTTCCGTAGGAAGGACAGGATGATCCACGGCGCGGTGCTGCCCCCGAGGATCGACCTCTCGAACCAGAAGCTTATCGAGGCGCACATCCATTCCATATGGCTGAGCACGATACAGGTGGGCTTGGGCAGGAGCATAGGCGACGTGCTCAGTATAGAGCAGGAGGGTTATCCCATCCAAGCGCAGCTGTGGGCGGACATAGAGCGTCTCACGAGGAACCTCCTGGAGGAGATAGTGCGCACAGCCAAGGACGTGGTGGAGCGCACTCCGGATGCACCTCCGGAGTGGTTCGGAGAGGACTGGATACGGAACATCGTGATCAACTCCCCCCAGGCGTTCGACAGGGCTTTCGACCGCTGGAGGGAGCTGTACGGCGCGGCCCAGAGACAGCTGCAGGAGGCTCTCACCAAACAAAGCGTCCCAAGGCTCAGCAAGGAGGAGAGGGATAAGCTGACCAGGCAGCAGACCGAGGCCGCTCGCGAGATCGACCTACTGCTCGGGGAGACCGAAGAGGAAGGCATGTCCGAGTTCTACCCCTACAGATACCTGGCCTCCGAGGGCTTCATCCCATCCTACAGCTTCCCCAACCTGCCGCTGCGGGCCATCGTACGCACCGAGGACAAGGTCCAGGTCATAGAGAGGCGCAAGAGCCTGGGGATCACCGAGTTTGGACCGCTCACCTTCATCTACCATGAGGGGAAGAAGCACAGGGTGAGATACTGCTTTGTACCTGCAGGAGGCATAGAGAGGTACATCAGCAGGGCCCTGGTCTGCAAGGCCTGTGGCTACCTGTACGACACGGAGGTGGAAACCAGGCAGGTGTGCCAGCAATGCGACAACCTCCTGGACGGCACCAGCTCGCAGCTCATCGATCGCTTCATGGAGCAGCCCGCCGTGCGCACGGTGCCCGAGGGCCGCATAAGCTCCTCAGAGGAGTACAGGGTCAGGCGAAACTTCCACATGGAGACCTACTACCAGGTCGCCGAGGGCAAACGACCGCAGAGGTTCATCGTGAAGGACAGGGACGGCAATACCCTCCTGGAGCTACAGCACATCCCGCAGGGCGAGATCTACAGAGTCAATATGGGATCCACCCCGCGGAGAAGGGAGCAGGGCTTCAGGATAGATAGCCTCTCCGGTGAGTGGCAGCCACCCGACGACAACGGTCACCAGAGCAAGCAGAGGGGCAACTTGATCACCGGCGTGCACCCGTATGTGCGCAGCACCAGCGACATCCTCCTGGTGGCTCCCTCGGCACAGGAGGACGCGAACGAGGTCTGGATGTACACGCTGGGCACGGTCCTTCACCGAGCCATACAGATCCACTACGAGCTGGAGGAGGACGAGCTAGGGCTGAGCTTCATTGGGCAGCAGGAGCACTCCAAGATCCTGCTGTACGACCCCTCCGACGTTGGAGCATGTGTGTGGGAGCGCCTGCTGAGCTCGCAGGAGGATCTGCAAGCGGTTGCCAGGCTGGCGCTGGAGATATGCCACTACGACCCAGATACGGGAGATGAGAAGCCGGAGTGGGTCGAGCGCTGTGCCCTGGCGTGCTACGACTGCCTGCTGAGCTACGGCAACCAGCAGTATCACCACCTGCTGGACCGTAGGGAGGTGCGCCAGACCCTCCTGGCGCTCGCGGGCAGCACGGTCGAGCCCGTGGGCGCCGTGTCCCGGGAAGAGCAGTACAGGCAGCTGCTGCAGGTAGCGGACTCCGAGCTGGAGGAGGAGTTCCTTACCTACCTGTACGAACATGGCTTCAGGCTGCCCAACCACGCGCAGTACAGGCCTCCCGGCGACGTCTACGTCCAGGCGGACTTCTACTACGACCGCGAGGGGATACCTGGGATATGCGTGTTCGTTGATGGGCCACATCATGACGAGCCCCAGCAGGCCCACAAGGACGCCCAAGTAAGGGCCCAGCTGCGGGACCTGGGCTACGCAGTGGTGACCATCAGGTACGATCGTCCCCTCGAGCAGCAGCTCAGTTGCTACGCAGAGCTGCTCGGCAGACAATAAACACCTTGGGAGGTCAAGCTGTTGATCAGAGTAAGTCACAACCACAGGTTCCTGGTGCACCCAGACAGCACACCCTTCTTCTACCTGGGAGATACCGCCTGGGAACTCTTCCACCGCTGCACACTGCATGAGGCCGAGATGTACCTACGGGACCGAGCGGCCAAGGGCTTCACCGTCATCCAGGCAGTGGTCCTCGCCGAGCTGGATGGACTCACCGTCCCCAACCCCAACGGCGACCTGCCCCTGATCGATCACGATCCCTCACGCCCTAACGAGGCCTACTTCAAGCACGTGGACGCGATAGTAGACCTGGCCGCCTCGCTGGGCATCCATATAGGCATGTTGCCCACCTGGGGAGATAAGTGGAACAGGAAGTGGGGGGTAGGCCCGGAGATCTTTACCCCAGAGAACGCGCGCAATTATGGCAAGTGGCTCGGACAGCGCTACAAGGACGCCCCCATCATCTGGATCCTGGGAGGCGATCGCCCCGTGGAGTCGGAGACTCACAGGCTGATCCTGCGCGCCATGGCGCAGGGGCTGCGGGAGGGCGATGGGGGCAACCACCTGATGGGCTTCCACACCTGGGGACAGCACTCCTCCTCCGACTACCTGCACGAGGAAGAGTGGCTCGACCTGCACATGTGCCAGAGCGGCCACATCCGCAACATCGGCAACTGGCGCTGGATCGAGCGCGACTACGCCCTCTCCCCCACCAGACCCTGCATGGATGCCGAGCCAGGCTACGAGGACATGGCCTCCCAGTTCAAGCTGGAGGAGGGCTACCTGGACGACTACGATGTGCGCAAGTCCCTCTACTGGGCGCTGTTTGCAGGAGCTCACGGCCACACCTACGGCTGCAACCCCGTGTGGCAGATGTGGCTGCCGGGAAGAAACCCCATGCTGGCGACCAGACGCTCCTGGTACGAGGCCCTCCACCTGCCGGGAGCCTCCCAGGTGCAACATGCCCGCTGGCTCATGCTGTCCAGACCCTACCTCTCACGCATCCCGGACCAGTCCGTCATCCTCTCGGAGGTGGGCGAGGGCACCCACCATGTCAGGGCCACCCGCGATGCCCACGGCTCCTACCTCATGGTGTACATCCCCTCCGGCAGGACCGTGGACATCGATCTGAGCCCCCTGCAAGGGGAGAGGGTGAGCGCCTGGTGGTATGACCCCCGCAGGGGCACCGCCCAGCACATAGGCGTCATGCCCAAGGGCCCCCACGTGGCCTTCTCCCCACCAGGAGGGGGGCCCGACTGGGTGCTGGTGCTGGACGACGCCGATGCCCACTTCCCACGCCCCGGACAACCCAGGCTGACAGCTGAGGACTCCCCGGAAAGAGGATGACCCCACAGGCAGCCCACCTCCCACCCCAGGCTCCCCGGCAGGGCTGGGAGGTGGGCTCCTAGCCCTCCGACCCAGCCAGGAGCTCGGACTCTATCTTCTCCCTGAGCATGTCCCTGGCCAGCCTGTAGGCCCTCATCCTCTCCTGCTGGCTCCCACCAGCTTGCGAGGGATCGGGGATGGACCAGTGCAGCCTCCGCGCAGCCCCCGGAAAGAAGGGACATGCCTCCCTGGCTCGATCGCACACCGTGATCACGTAGTCCCACCTCTCCCCTAGGTAGCGATCCAGCGTCTTGCTCTCTTGTCCCGATATGTCCACTCCCACCTCCCTCATGGCCTCTATCGCCAGGGGCTGCACGCGGGTCGCCTGCGTGCCGGCACTGTGGACCTCGAACCTGTCTCCAGCCAGATGGCGCAGCCAACCCTCGGCCATCTGGGAGCGCGCCGAGTTGTGAGTGCACAGGAACAGGACCCTAGATCGACGTTCAGACATGTCTCTCCTCCTTAGCTCAGCAGCGATCGCAACACCACCAGGTACAGCCACCCTAGCACCATCGTGGCCGGCACGGTCAGCATCCAGGAGAGCATGATATTGCCCGCGAGCCCCCAACTGACCGCGGTGGTCCTGCGCGTGACGCCCACGCCGACTATCGACGAGGTGATCGCGTGCGTGGTGCTGATGGGGATGCCCAGCTCCGAGGCCACCTGGATGACGGAAGCCCCGGACACCTCCGCGGCGAAGCCCTCAACTGGTTTGAGGTCCACCATCTTGATACCGATGGTGCGTATGATGCGCCAGCCGCCATAAGCCGTACCTATCGCAGCCACCGTGGCGGCGGACGCCGCCACCCACAGCGGCACGACCAGCTCCTCCCAGCCGAAGTGCAACGTCATCGCCAGCGCGAGCACGCCCATGGGCTTCTGCGCATCGTTCCTCCCATGGCTGAAGGCCATGTACGCCGCCGATAGCCTCTGCAGATGGCCAAAGAGCCTGTTGGCCTGCCTTCTTCCCATGCCCCTGCAGAGCCAGTAGATCAGCGTGATGAGCAGCATCCCGCCGATGAAACCCAGGCTGGGGGAGGTGAAGATGGCCAGCAGCACCTTCGTCACCCCCTGCCACTGCACCACGTCCAGCCCAGCGGTCGCCACGCCGGCCCCCACCAACCCGCCAACCAGGCCGTGCGTCTCGCTCACGGGTATCCCGAAGCGATAGGTGATGAGGCTCCAGGACATAGCCCCTCCCAACGCGGCCACCACCGTCAGCAGCGTCAGCACGTCCGGATCCACTATACCCCTACCTATAGTCACCGCCACGGCCGTGCCGGTCATGCCTCCCAGCAGGTTGCAGACGCCAGCCATGATGACCGCGGCCCTGGGAGAGAGCACCCTGGTGCCCACCGACGTCGCGATCGCGTTGGCGGCATCGGTGAACCCCCCGACGAAGGCATACACGTAACCCAGGAACATCGCAAGCAGAAATAGTACTACACCTTCGCCCAAGAGCACCCTCCTAATCTATCTTCTCACTGCTCCCAGCACCCACAGGGTCACCAGCAAGCAGGTGATGATGACGGTCACGAGCTCCCCTCCCCCGGAC from Thermobaculum terrenum ATCC BAA-798 includes:
- the chrA gene encoding chromate efflux transporter → MTEVMSGRRGHLREVARLFFKLGCIAFGGPAAHIAMMRDEVVVRRRWLTDQEFLDLLGATNLIPGPNSTEMAIHLGYRRAGWPGLIVGGAAFILPAMLMVLAIAWAYVRWGSTPQATWLLYGIKPVIIAVVLQALWGLARTAIRSPLLAVLGAAVVALYMLGGNEIALMFGAGLLVMVIENSRRLWSMRGATLGVIPLVWLPTVASQATAFSLAGLFLTFLKIGAVLYGSGYVLLAFLRNDFVERLGWLTNAQLLDAVAVGQVTPGPVFTTATFIGYVLGGVPGALLATVGIFLPGFVFVALTNPVIPKLRSSPWMQGLLDGVNVAAVGLMAAVAWELGRSAVIDPLTALLALVAALLLIRWRVNSAWLVLGGGLVGLATHLLGVS
- a CDS encoding right-handed parallel beta-helix repeat-containing protein is translated as MLCILNPNKVHADGGNQVSVYLARKPSQQLDILDATVDNSIVYANRQTFIIALIGEQILLYRYCHGRLPYVLAGGLLLAAIVLLALLSNHQVTHAADCSQPLQELIDRAAPGAVVHVPPCIYRETVVIDKPLTLEAEPGAEIRGSDVWTGWQRVGSLWVHGGAPDFPQEGWCSPGYQRCAWPHQVFYDGKPLLQVAPTQTPQKGQFKVSGGKIFIADDPVGHTIEVTTRTQWVVGKADHVTIRGFVMRHSASNDGLGAIANNSHSWWTLENNKLLYAHNAAVMLYRGSGHRVVNNEIAFCGKMGLGARQISNSTIEGNRIHDNNTEMFHPQQVAAGMKTVILLNSVIRNNNVYSNNSPGIWCDLDCQNVTIVGNRVHDNKWQGIWYELSSSAKIYDNVVWSNGWSHIGWGWGAGILVHNSKRVEVYHNTVAWNRAGIWVKRQDRRGSAWHDPNWNHMFDIYIHDNWIISDSNKNNPTASGWSDSFDGDLFNPANNNRGYHNLYWYPTREGLGPRFAWKAPLATLASYNRTPGEESARYMSDSEKAQVLDSAHIPAPPDRTAPIGRVVIADGRGYTKFTTVSIALAATDPAGVALVRVSNIPDSKNGLLAYAKTSGYSPNMQWSLTNTAYGGSNINGKRTVYVQWMDKLGNWSNIYSDQIFLDTKAPIGAIHINSGDKYTKSRYVLLSATARDPSPGSGAYRVRFSNNARTWSKWRQFSGSMSIKWTLIKGQGTRTVYVQYRDRAGNVLTTKDSILLDSMPPYTYRPWVGFVRNTPAASGVPFKVGWREATDPAPASGVDRYIVQVSVNDGKWQSVDTTSGRSLPFTGSSGKHYRFRVRAIDHAGNAGAYAYGTTFMARRIEDGSANIRYIRTWSKGSTSRYASTRGAAMVMRFWGTDVAWIATKGPNRGKAAVYLDGVRVAVVNLYSSQLRGPSIVYAWSWDELGSHSIEIRVLGTHDIRSKGNRVDIDALLTLK
- a CDS encoding DEAD/DEAH box helicase; its protein translation is MDIFALRDQIVDDYQRYYRSLIKIHDAGIEQFVQQELDKGLVWPDAVLQLNPSYEPAHTLEELAQQGVITWETARFFGPQLRLYHHQEAAVHKAARGESYVVSTGTGSGKSMTYLVPIVDHIFRHDPQERSVRAVIVYPINALVNSQLEALRRFQERWQGCPVTFARYTGQESDEDRNNIINDPPHILLTNYVMLEYMLLRPQERPMLKQATSRLRFIVVDELHYYRGRQGADVAMLLRRLRSKSARDITFIGTSATLTTSGSRAERREQIARTGARIFGVELGQDAVIEERLQRIALSSVPRTQQELADAVLSPTPSAEESAVRAHPLTAWVEHAFGIREEEDGWLVRREPRSYQDGLQELSRSSGLPEDQCNRQLKALLDAGSSAQTPSGDPVLAFRLHQFISSGKTLYGPIMPPSTRLQHLTFDGQQRSPRDPQVALFPMVFCRECGQEYYMVTKLSSSADGELELRQRSPRLLPITSEEEEDSEEGYVAIADAELWNGREEDLPDEWLEEETRGVRLKPSYKKYRPREIWVHPSGMAHEWERIDDAIACWYVPRPFVLCLRCMTTFDPREGDFAKLSTLSQVGRSTATTILTSDAVLDMADLGEAPEARKILSFTDVRQDASLQAGHLNDFAQLVTVRGALLRALEQHGRLEAWELGKQIFEALDLQPEEFMRSETQTTVPYYRAREAMTDLLQYLALTDLRSGWRLSLPNLEQCGLAKVTYRDLEALSLDEPTWKGLPFFEEATPERRQEVLRHVLDYLRQRLVIRSEHLQREWLRSNLCRRTAEYLKDNWALTPEDIYLTSRTALLPGAQVPRFEEDGRTTIGLGARSKVGRYLRSTLGNHLGIGELDEIIKQLCLRLDGSLFYVLKSGGEPWGIMLNLDQLVWEPGDGTPPAPNPINQKSVHKVRTEHLKERSSDYFTYMYRQRARHMKNIRAGEHTGQVDLERRRQREDQFRKGELPILYCSPTMELGIDIADLSAVHMRNVPPTPANYAQRSGRAGRGGKPALILTFSSEGNPHDAFFFRRKDRMIHGAVLPPRIDLSNQKLIEAHIHSIWLSTIQVGLGRSIGDVLSIEQEGYPIQAQLWADIERLTRNLLEEIVRTAKDVVERTPDAPPEWFGEDWIRNIVINSPQAFDRAFDRWRELYGAAQRQLQEALTKQSVPRLSKEERDKLTRQQTEAAREIDLLLGETEEEGMSEFYPYRYLASEGFIPSYSFPNLPLRAIVRTEDKVQVIERRKSLGITEFGPLTFIYHEGKKHRVRYCFVPAGGIERYISRALVCKACGYLYDTEVETRQVCQQCDNLLDGTSSQLIDRFMEQPAVRTVPEGRISSSEEYRVRRNFHMETYYQVAEGKRPQRFIVKDRDGNTLLELQHIPQGEIYRVNMGSTPRRREQGFRIDSLSGEWQPPDDNGHQSKQRGNLITGVHPYVRSTSDILLVAPSAQEDANEVWMYTLGTVLHRAIQIHYELEEDELGLSFIGQQEHSKILLYDPSDVGACVWERLLSSQEDLQAVARLALEICHYDPDTGDEKPEWVERCALACYDCLLSYGNQQYHHLLDRREVRQTLLALAGSTVEPVGAVSREEQYRQLLQVADSELEEEFLTYLYEHGFRLPNHAQYRPPGDVYVQADFYYDREGIPGICVFVDGPHHDEPQQAHKDAQVRAQLRDLGYAVVTIRYDRPLEQQLSCYAELLGRQ